In Clavibacter californiensis, the sequence TGGTTCAGCCGGCGGGGTCCCCAGTAGTCGAGGATCATCGCCAGGTCGAGGTAGTTCGATCGGATCGGCTCGTCGAGGACCTCGTCGCCCGGCTCGCGGATGCCCGCCTCGACGCTGCGCCGCCCGTCGAGCACGGCCGTGGCGCGCGGCGACAGCGTCACGGGAGCGCTGCCCGACGGCCCGCCGAGGCACTTCTGCAGCCCGACGCTGACGGCGTCGATGCCCCACGCGTCCACCTCGAGCGGGTTGCCGCCGATGGATGCGGTGGCGTCGGTGTAGAGCAGCACGCCGTGTCGCTCGCAGATCGCGCCGAGCTCGTCGAGCGGCTGGTTCATCGTCGTGGAGGTGTCGCCCTGGACGACCGCCAGCACCTTCGGCCTCGTCGCCACGATCGCGTCCTCGATCGCGGAGGTCGGGAACACCTGCCCCCATGCGGTCTCGATCGTGTGGACCTCGGCCCCGGCCCGCCCGGCGATCTCGGCGAGCAGGTGGCCGAACCGCCCGAACACGGGCACGAGGACGCGGTCCCCCGGCGCCAGCAGCGACACGAGGACCGCCTCGATCCCGGCCCGGGAGGTGCCGTCGACGAGCGCCGTGGCCACGTTCGCGGTGCCGAACACCTGCCGGTACAGCCTCTGGGTGTCGTTCATCGTCGACGTCATCCACGGGTCGTACTGGCCGACCAGCGGCGTCGAGAGCGCGCGCAGCACGCGCGGGTCGGCGTCGATCGGCCCCGGGCCCATGAGGAGTCGAGCGGGCGGGTTCACTGGCAGCATCGGGATCTCCGTTCCGATCATGAGGATAATGGAACGCCTGTTACGACAGCGTCCCGGCGAGCGCGACGATCGCGCGGTCGGACCCGGCCGGTCCGATCAGGCAGACGCCGACGGGTGCGTCCGCGACCCGCAGGAACGGCGCGCTGACCGCCGGCAGCCCGCCGATGCCGGCGACGGCCGTCATCCGCAGCGTCGCCAGCCGGGTGCGCTGGACCACGTCCCCGGTGGCCTTCCGGAGCGGTGCGGGTCCCGGCACGGTCGGGAGGGCCAGCACGCCGGGGCCGATCGCCTCGCGGACGCGGGTGCGCAGGCGGTCGAGCCGCTCCCGCGCGCGCGCCTCGTGCTCCGCGGTGATCGTGGCCGCTGCCGCGAACCGCGCGGCCACGTCGTCCCCGAGGGCGCCGGGGTGCGCGTCGACCCAGGGTCCGTGGTTGCGCCAGGCCTCGGCGGCCTGGACGATCCGGAGGGTCTCGGCCAGTTCGTCCGGCGGCGGCAGGTCGATCCGGCGGACGGGCCGACGGGTCGCCGCCAGCCATCCCCGGAACGCCTCGGCGGTCGCGGGTTCGACGACGTCGAGCAGGGCGTCGCAGACGAGGAGCGTGCCGTCGTCCACGTCGACGTCCGCGTCTGCGCCCGGGCGGATGGAGGCGCCGGCCGCCGCCGCGAGCACGGACGCCGACCGGGCGATCCACCCGACGGTGTCGAACGACTGCGCCAGGGGCACGAGCCCGTCGCGCGGGACGCTGCCGTGGGTCGTCCGGAGGCCCCAGAGGCCCTGGTAGCTCGACGGCACGCGGAGGCTCCCCGCGGTGTCGGTGCCGAGACCGAGGTCCGCCTGCCCGAGCGCGACCGCGGACGCCGAGCCCGAGGACGACCCGCCGCCGATCCGGGTCGGGGCGGCGCCGTTGGGCGGCGACCCGAAGTGCGCGTTCCGACCCGCGAGCGAATAGGCGAACTCGTCGGTGCGGGCGATCCCGGTGACGTCGGCCCCCGCGTCGAGGAGCACCTGCACGGCCGGGGCGGTGACCGTCGACACCGACGCCGATCGCTCCCAGGTCGGGTTGCCCGCGCCGACGACGTGCCCGCGGACCGCGTAGAGGTCCTTGACGGCGACGCGGATCCCGGTGAGCGGCCCATTCGGGGCGCCGTGTACGAGCGGGTCGCCGACGACGCGCCACACCGTCCGGGCGAACGCCGTCGGTCTGCCGGTCACGTGCGCCGCGCGGATCCGCCAGGTCGCGTCGGTGCGGCACCAGAGCTGCGTCTGGAGTCCCCGGCCACCGTCGACGAAGACCGACTCCCCGACCACCAGGGCGCTGTCCGGGGTCAGCCGCCGGATGTCGACGGACGCGATGGTCCGGCGTGCGACGCCGCCGCGCCCGGAGCGGAACGCGCGGATCGCGTCATGCCCGCGGAGCAGCCCGGCGTCATCGCCGCGCAGGGTGCCCTCGCCGGTTTCGAACAGCGCGTCGAGCGCGGTGGTGTCGTCGCTCATCAGGGCGTCCTCGTAGGCGGTGAACGCCCGCTCGAGCCCCTCGGGCCAGCTCCCGTGCAGGATCATGCGTCGACCGCCGCACGGGGTCGCGCGTCAGCCACGGGCGACCAGCTCCCCGGCCAGTGAGGTGGCGGTGACCGGCTCGCCGCGCAGCCAGGTCCCGGTGACCCGGCCACGGGCCTCCAGGCCGGCGAACGCGGAGACCGGGTTGCGGTGCGCCAGTCCGGCCACCTCGATGACCTCGGTGGCGGACGGGTCGAACACGGTGAGGTGGGCGAGCGCTCCGGGCGCGATGCGACCGCGGTCGGCGAAGCCGGCGAGCGCTGCGGGGCCGGTCGTGAACCAGGGCACGACGTCCTCGAGGGACATGCCGCGGCGCATCGCCTCGGTCCACACGGCGCGGAAGCCGACCTGCAGGCCCGCGATGCCGCCCCACGCCAGGCCCCAGTCGTCGGTCTTCAGGTCGGCGGTCGACGGCGAGTGGTCCGACACGACCATGTCGATCGTGCCGTCGAGGAGCCCGTGCCAGAGCGCGTCGCGGTTGGCGTCGTCGCGGATCGGCGGGCAGCACTTGAACTCGGTCGCGCCGTCGGGGATGGTCGATGCCTCGAACGCCAGGTAGTGCGGGCAGGTCTCGACCGTGATCCGCACGCCGTCGTCCTTCGCCGCTCGGATCATGGGCAGCGCTCCGGCGTCGGAGAGGTGCAGCACGTGCGCCCGGGCCCCGGTCGCGCGCGCGCCCTCGATCACCTGCGCGATCGCGGACCCCTCGGCTGCGGCAGGGCGGGTCGCGAGGAAGTCCGCGTAGCGGCCGCCGAGGGCACCGTGGTCGACGAGGTGCGCGGGGTCCTCGGCGTGCACGATGAGCAGCGCGTCGATGTCGGCGACCTCCTGGAGCGCGGCGCGGAGCTGATCGGGTCCGAGGTGCGGGAACTCGTCCACGCCCGACGGCGCCGTGAAGCACTTGAACCCGAACACGCCCTGCGCGTGCAGCGCGTCGAGCGAGCCGAGGCTGTCCGGCACGGCGCCGCCCCAGAACCCCACGTCGACGGCCAGCCGGCCCGCGGCGCTGGCGCGCTTGACGGCCAGGGCGTCGACGGTCGTCGTGGCCGGGATCGAGTTGAGCGGCATGTCGATGATGGTCGTGACGCCGCCGAGCGCCGCAGCGCGGGTGGCGGACGCGAAGCCCTCCCACTCCGTGCGCCCCGGCTCGTTGACGTGCACGTGCGTGTCGACCAGCCCGGGCAGCAGGACGTGGCCACCGCCGATGACGTGCACGTCGGCATCGATGCCCAGGGGAGCGTCGAGGGGAAGGACCTCGTCGATGCGTCCCTCGACGACGGTGACGGTCGCCGGGCGCAGCGCCCCGTCGACCCAGGCTCGGGCGCATCGGAAGGCGAGCACCGCCGGTCGTGGTGCCGTCACGGCTGGTCGGCGTCCGTCATCGCGACGCCACCGGGGAGGTCCGCGGGCCCGGCGGCCTTCCCGGTGCCGAGCAGCAGGTTGAGCAGGATCGCGGCGACCGCGCCGGCCGAGATGCCCGAGTCGAACACGAGCGTGAACCACGTCGGGAACGCCGCGTAGATCGACGGCGCGACGGTCGGCAGCAGCGCGATCCCGAGCGGCAGGGCCACGACGAGCACGTTCCGGTTGTCGAACCTGACCCGCGACAGGGTGCGGATGCCGCTCGCCGCGACCATCCCGAACAGCGCGACGCCGGCACCGCCGAGGACCGCGTGCGGCACCGCCTCGACCACCGCAGCGACCTTGGGCACGAGGCCGAGCACGACGAGGATCCCGCCCGCAGCCGTCGCGACGTACCGGGAACGCACCCCCGAGAGCGCCACGAGTCCGACGTTCTGCGCGAACGCCGTGTACGGGAACGTGTTGAAGACCCCGCCGACGACGGTGCCGAGGCCGTCCGCCCGGAGGCCGTCCGCGAGCGTCCGGTTCGAGACCGGCCGATCGACGATCTCGCCGACGGCCACCATGTCGCCCGTGGTCTCGGTCATGATCACGAGCCCGACGACGAGCATCGACACGATCGACGCGAGGTCGAACGTCGGCAGCCCGAAGTGGAACGGCGTGACGACCGCGAACCACGGCGCCTGGCCGATGCCGGACCCGTCGACCATCCCCGGCACGAACAGCGCCACGAGGGTGCCGATGAGGAGGCCGGCGAGGACCGAGACCCGGGCGAGCCCCCGGGGTGCGAAGCGCTCGACCAGCACGATGGCGAGGAGCACGCCGGCGGCGAACGCGACGTCGGTGGGGCGGGCGGCGCCGTCCTCCCCGCCCTCGGTGATCCACCCGGCTGCCACGCTCATGAGCGACAGCCCGATGATGAGGATGACCGTCCCGGTGACGATCGGCGGGAACAGCCGGATGAGCTGCGAGAACCACGGCGCGACGACGACCATGAAGATCCCGCAGGCGATCGTCGCCCCGTACACGGCGGTGATGCCGTGCTCGGTCCCGATCGCGATCATCGGTCCGACCGCCGCGAAGGTGACACCCTGCACGAGCGGCAGACGGACGCCGAAGCGCCAGAAGCCGACGGACTGCACGATGGTGGCGAGGCCGGCGACGAACAGGTCGGCGCTGATCAGGAACGCCAGGTCGGCGCTGTCGAAGCCGAGCGCACCGCCGACGATGAGCGGGACGGCGATCGCGCCCGCGTACATCGCGAGGACATGCTGCAGCCCGAGGGGCAGGAGCCGGGCGAGCGGCGGGACGGTGTCGACCCCGTCGCCGGTGCTGGTGTCGGCTGTTCGTCGGCGCGATGCTGTGCTCATGTCCGGACGCTAACCGCCCACTGTTTCCCCGGCGTTTCGGTCGGGAGTCCGGTCGCGAACGAGCGTGCCGTCCGGTGGCGTCTGGGAACGACCGTCTCGGGCGACGGCGTCGCAGAGGTGCACGCGATCCTCTCCGACCCCGCCGTCTGGACCCACTACCCGACGCTGCGCGTGACCGATCCTGCGCAGACCGACCGCTTCCTCCGCACGCGGACCGAGGGCTGGGAGCGCGACGGCCTCGGCACGTGGATCGTGCGCGAGCGGGACGCCCACGCGGTCGTGGGGTTCGGCGGCTGCCACGTGGCGCACGACGCCTTCTGGAACCTCGGCTACCGCTTCTCGCCGGCCGTGCACGGCCGCGGCTTCGCGACCGAGATGGCGTCGCGGGCGATCGCGCGGGCACGCATCCTCCGCCCGGAGCTGCCCGTCGTCGCGTACCTCGTCGCGCACAACCGCGCCTCGGCGGCCGTGGCGGAGAAGGTGGGACTGACGCTCGTGCACCGCGGGCCGGATCCGGGCAACCCCGACCCCGACGTGCTGCGCCTCGTCTACGCCGACCGCGCCCTCACCGACGCGCAGCGGGACGCGACGATGCGCTGAGTCCGTCCACGACCGGCGCGCGACGGGCTCGCCACGCCCCGACCTCCGCCACGAGGATCCGCGTCCCGGCCAGCAGCACGAGCGCGACAGCCGTCAGCACGATGAGCGGCGGCAGCAGGAAGCCCAGCGCGATCAGCGGGTGCTCCATGCCGAGCGCGGGCCAGCCCATGTCCTCCCAGCGGTCGGCGAGCAGCAGAAGCACCGCGAGGGCGACGAGCTCCGCGGCCAGGAACCCGATGGTGATGCGCGTCGCCAGCCTCATGCCGTCCCCTGCCGTGTGCCGAGCCGCCACCCTCGCACGGTTCCCCCGGCCGGGGAAGGGGCGTGCCCCCGCCTGGCCGCGCCACACTGGATCCATGAGCACCGCCGACGACGCCCTCGCCCGCCTCGTCGAGGGCATCGACCGCGAGCGGCTCGGCGCGTACGGCGTCGTCGTGCGGATCGGCGCCGACGAGGCCGCGCACCGCTGGCGCAGCGACGACCGCGAGAACCTCTACTCGGTGTCCAAGGGCGTCTGCGCGCTGGCGGTCGGCATCGCGGTGGACGCGGGGATCCTCTCGCTCGACACCCGCGTGCCCGAGCTGCTCCCCGACATCGAGCTCGGGGCGGGCGTCGCCGAGGTCACCGTCGAGCACCTCCTCACCATGACCAGCGGCATCGACTTCGCCTGGTTCGGCGACGAGCCCGTGCCCAGCCCGGACCTCGCGCAGGCCATGCTCGCGCTCCCGACGCGCGGCCCCGGCACCGTCTTCCGCTACAGCGACGCGAGCCCCTACGTCGCCATGCGGATGCTCGCCGCGGCCGTCGGCGACGTGCGCGACTGGCTCCTCCCGCGCCTCTTCGATCCGCTCGGCATCGAGAACCCGCAGTGGCACCGCTGCCCGCTCGGCTTCGTCGTGGGCGGCAGCGGCCTGGAGCTCCGCACCGGCGAGCTCGCCCGCATCGGCCGGCTGCTCCGCGACCGCGGCGCGTGGGAGGGCCGGCAGCTCGTGAGCGCGGAGTGGGTCGACCGGATGCACGGATCCTGGGTCGACACCGGCGCCGATCCTGCCGCGCCCTTCGCCCGCTACGGCCTCGCGACCTGGGACGGCCCCGGCGACGCCTGGCGCCTCGACGGCCGCTACGGCCAGTACGTGCTGGTCGACGGATCCCGCGACGCGGTCGTCACCATCACGGCCCACGAGGAGGAGCGCGACCACCGGCTCGCGGAGCTGGCCGCGGCGGCCGTCGCGGAGACCGCTCCCGTCGTCGGCTGACCAGCTGGCCGCCGCCGCACCGTCAGCCGACCGGCGCCGTCAGCGGATCCGGCTCCCGCCGCGTCCGCCCCGCGTCGCCGACCACCGCGAACCCCTCGCGCGCCCAGTACTCGAAGCCTCCGATCAGCTCCTGCACGCGCGTGTAGCCGAGCGTCGCGAGGGTGAGGGCCGCGCGCGTGCTGCCGTTGCAGCCGGGGCCCCAGCAGTGGACGACGACCCGCGCGTCCCGGTCGGGGAGCTCGGCGGCGGCTCGCGCGGCGATCTCCGCGCCGGGGATGTGGACGGCACCCGGGATCCGCCCCTGCGCCCACGAGGCGTCCGAGCGCACGTCGACCACGAGCGGCGCGGCGCCGCTCGCGCGGTCGGCGGCGAGGTCGGCGGGGTCGGTCTCGTAGGTCAGCTTGGCGGCGAAGAAGTCGATCGCGGAGAGGCTCGTGTGCATGCCTCCATCGAAGCCGCCGGGCACCGGGGCGGGGAAGGGCCGTCGCGCGGCATCGGGGCCGTCGCGCCGCGGATCGCCCGGTAGGTTCGGCCGCATGCCGACGAATCCGCCGCTGACCCTCGACGTCACCGACCACGCGATCATCGCCGAGCTCCAGGGCGACGGCCGGATGAGCGTCGCGCAGCTCGGCCGCGCCGTCTCGCTCTCCGCGAGCGCCACCGCCGAGCGCGTGCGTCGCCTCACCGAGGCGGGCATCATCACCGGCTACTCGATCACGGTGGATCCCGAGGCCCTCGGCTGGGCCGTCACCGCCTTCGTGCGCCTCGCGTACCCGTCGGGCGACTACCGGCCGTTCCACGCGCTGGTCGCCGAGATGCCGGAGATCGTCGAGGCGCACCACGTCACCGGCGCCGACTGCTTCATCATCAAGGTCCACGCCCGGTCGATGCGCGACCTCGAGCGCATCACGGGCCGCCTCGCCGCCCTCGGCGGGATCACGACCCACGTCGTGTACTCGAGCCCGGTGCCGGGGCGTCATGTCGGGCCGGCCTGATCCGCGCCGCGGCTCGGCCGTTTTTGGTAACATTACCAAGTTGCGTGTCGCTTGGTAACATTACCGACATGCGCGATGCGACCGGCAATCCCTTCAGCCCCGGCTCGGACACCGTCCCCGAGATATGGGCCGGCCGCACCGAGCAGCTCGGCGACTGGCGGGACGTGGTCCGGCCTCGGCTCCTCCGCGGGCTCCCCGAGCGCGGGCGCACCGTGCTCGGGGAGCCCGGGCTCGGCAAGTCCTCGCTCGTGCGGCGCATCGCGCAGACCGCTGCGCGCGACGGGGACTGGGTCACGCCGCAGCTCCGCATCCCTCTCGGTGCCGATCCGCTCAAGCCGGTCGCCGCTGCCGTGCTGGATCTCGCGCGCTCCGCCGGCCTCCCCTCGGCGCGCGAGAGGCGCATCGCGGAGGCGATCGCCCGGGTGGAGGCGGTCGCAGCGGCCGGGCTCTCGCT encodes:
- a CDS encoding AtzH-like domain-containing protein, encoding MILHGSWPEGLERAFTAYEDALMSDDTTALDALFETGEGTLRGDDAGLLRGHDAIRAFRSGRGGVARRTIASVDIRRLTPDSALVVGESVFVDGGRGLQTQLWCRTDATWRIRAAHVTGRPTAFARTVWRVVGDPLVHGAPNGPLTGIRVAVKDLYAVRGHVVGAGNPTWERSASVSTVTAPAVQVLLDAGADVTGIARTDEFAYSLAGRNAHFGSPPNGAAPTRIGGGSSSGSASAVALGQADLGLGTDTAGSLRVPSSYQGLWGLRTTHGSVPRDGLVPLAQSFDTVGWIARSASVLAAAAGASIRPGADADVDVDDGTLLVCDALLDVVEPATAEAFRGWLAATRRPVRRIDLPPPDELAETLRIVQAAEAWRNHGPWVDAHPGALGDDVAARFAAAATITAEHEARARERLDRLRTRVREAIGPGVLALPTVPGPAPLRKATGDVVQRTRLATLRMTAVAGIGGLPAVSAPFLRVADAPVGVCLIGPAGSDRAIVALAGTLS
- a CDS encoding pyridoxal-phosphate-dependent aminotransferase family protein — translated: MLPVNPPARLLMGPGPIDADPRVLRALSTPLVGQYDPWMTSTMNDTQRLYRQVFGTANVATALVDGTSRAGIEAVLVSLLAPGDRVLVPVFGRFGHLLAEIAGRAGAEVHTIETAWGQVFPTSAIEDAIVATRPKVLAVVQGDTSTTMNQPLDELGAICERHGVLLYTDATASIGGNPLEVDAWGIDAVSVGLQKCLGGPSGSAPVTLSPRATAVLDGRRSVEAGIREPGDEVLDEPIRSNYLDLAMILDYWGPRRLNHHTEAASMLYAAHECARILLEEGRDAVVARHELAGRAMLTGVQELGLQVFGDVAHKMHNVVAVRIPDVVDGDAVRGAMLADHGIEIGTSFGPLRGRVWRIGTMGYNARKDAVVTTLSALEQVLRRGGFPVPQGGGVDAALDAYAAPTAAAPASSAVVS
- the allB gene encoding allantoinase AllB, with translation MLAFRCARAWVDGALRPATVTVVEGRIDEVLPLDAPLGIDADVHVIGGGHVLLPGLVDTHVHVNEPGRTEWEGFASATRAAALGGVTTIIDMPLNSIPATTTVDALAVKRASAAGRLAVDVGFWGGAVPDSLGSLDALHAQGVFGFKCFTAPSGVDEFPHLGPDQLRAALQEVADIDALLIVHAEDPAHLVDHGALGGRYADFLATRPAAAEGSAIAQVIEGARATGARAHVLHLSDAGALPMIRAAKDDGVRITVETCPHYLAFEASTIPDGATEFKCCPPIRDDANRDALWHGLLDGTIDMVVSDHSPSTADLKTDDWGLAWGGIAGLQVGFRAVWTEAMRRGMSLEDVVPWFTTGPAALAGFADRGRIAPGALAHLTVFDPSATEVIEVAGLAHRNPVSAFAGLEARGRVTGTWLRGEPVTATSLAGELVARG
- a CDS encoding nucleobase:cation symporter-2 family protein; the protein is MSTASRRRTADTSTGDGVDTVPPLARLLPLGLQHVLAMYAGAIAVPLIVGGALGFDSADLAFLISADLFVAGLATIVQSVGFWRFGVRLPLVQGVTFAAVGPMIAIGTEHGITAVYGATIACGIFMVVVAPWFSQLIRLFPPIVTGTVILIIGLSLMSVAAGWITEGGEDGAARPTDVAFAAGVLLAIVLVERFAPRGLARVSVLAGLLIGTLVALFVPGMVDGSGIGQAPWFAVVTPFHFGLPTFDLASIVSMLVVGLVIMTETTGDMVAVGEIVDRPVSNRTLADGLRADGLGTVVGGVFNTFPYTAFAQNVGLVALSGVRSRYVATAAGGILVVLGLVPKVAAVVEAVPHAVLGGAGVALFGMVAASGIRTLSRVRFDNRNVLVVALPLGIALLPTVAPSIYAAFPTWFTLVFDSGISAGAVAAILLNLLLGTGKAAGPADLPGGVAMTDADQP
- a CDS encoding GNAT family N-acetyltransferase; the protein is MHAILSDPAVWTHYPTLRVTDPAQTDRFLRTRTEGWERDGLGTWIVRERDAHAVVGFGGCHVAHDAFWNLGYRFSPAVHGRGFATEMASRAIARARILRPELPVVAYLVAHNRASAAVAEKVGLTLVHRGPDPGNPDPDVLRLVYADRALTDAQRDATMR
- a CDS encoding rhodanese-like domain-containing protein, with translation MHTSLSAIDFFAAKLTYETDPADLAADRASGAAPLVVDVRSDASWAQGRIPGAVHIPGAEIAARAAAELPDRDARVVVHCWGPGCNGSTRAALTLATLGYTRVQELIGGFEYWAREGFAVVGDAGRTRREPDPLTAPVG
- a CDS encoding Lrp/AsnC family transcriptional regulator; the protein is MPTNPPLTLDVTDHAIIAELQGDGRMSVAQLGRAVSLSASATAERVRRLTEAGIITGYSITVDPEALGWAVTAFVRLAYPSGDYRPFHALVAEMPEIVEAHHVTGADCFIIKVHARSMRDLERITGRLAALGGITTHVVYSSPVPGRHVGPA
- a CDS encoding serine hydrolase domain-containing protein; this encodes MSTADDALARLVEGIDRERLGAYGVVVRIGADEAAHRWRSDDRENLYSVSKGVCALAVGIAVDAGILSLDTRVPELLPDIELGAGVAEVTVEHLLTMTSGIDFAWFGDEPVPSPDLAQAMLALPTRGPGTVFRYSDASPYVAMRMLAAAVGDVRDWLLPRLFDPLGIENPQWHRCPLGFVVGGSGLELRTGELARIGRLLRDRGAWEGRQLVSAEWVDRMHGSWVDTGADPAAPFARYGLATWDGPGDAWRLDGRYGQYVLVDGSRDAVVTITAHEEERDHRLAELAAAAVAETAPVVG